In Aerococcus loyolae, a genomic segment contains:
- a CDS encoding protein-ADP-ribose hydrolase has protein sequence MTAEELLRQMIDYLEAERSDKYYLRRKVEGRTDYGDYSLHDKWRALINTRPAWPISEDYLDLEDDYLKRWRDQEGTVSLDQLEPALDQIYLWQGDICRLAVDGIVNAANSFLLGCFIPNHKCIDNTIQTRAGVRLRLALNDIMEDQGHNEPVGKVKTTSAYHLPAKYILHTVGPRIESDRVSPIRQNLLKQSYLSCLKEADRLGLTSLAFPCISTGEFHFPNDLAAQIAFNTVRDYLKGSGSSLQVIFNVYLDQDLHLYQDLIDRVEGEE, from the coding sequence TTGACAGCAGAAGAATTGCTAAGGCAAATGATTGATTACTTAGAAGCCGAGCGAAGTGATAAGTACTATCTCAGAAGGAAGGTTGAAGGCAGGACTGACTATGGTGATTATTCCTTGCATGACAAGTGGCGGGCTCTGATAAATACCCGTCCCGCTTGGCCAATTAGTGAGGATTACCTGGACTTAGAAGATGACTATTTAAAGCGTTGGCGTGACCAAGAAGGGACCGTTAGTCTGGATCAATTAGAGCCAGCTCTAGACCAGATTTATCTATGGCAAGGGGATATCTGTCGCTTAGCAGTTGATGGGATTGTCAATGCAGCGAATTCCTTTCTATTAGGTTGTTTTATCCCTAATCACAAGTGCATTGATAATACCATCCAAACCCGCGCCGGTGTCCGTTTGCGGCTAGCATTGAACGATATCATGGAAGACCAGGGCCATAATGAGCCGGTTGGCAAGGTCAAGACAACATCGGCTTACCACTTGCCGGCTAAGTATATTCTCCATACCGTGGGCCCAAGAATTGAATCTGACCGGGTCAGTCCCATCCGTCAAAACCTGCTCAAGCAATCCTATCTTTCCTGCTTAAAAGAGGCCGATCGACTGGGATTGACGAGCTTGGCTTTCCCGTGTATTTCTACGGGTGAGTTCCACTTTCCAAATGACCTCGCTGCTCAGATTGCCTTCAATACAGTGAGAGACTATTTAAAGGGTAGCGGATCATCTTTGCAAGTTATTTTCAACGTTTATCTGGATCAAGACCTTCATTTATATCAGGACTTAATTGACAGAGTAGAAGGGGAAGAGTAG
- a CDS encoding glycine cleavage system protein H, whose amino-acid sequence MTKRGNYLFVEQNGDLYTVSMTPELQDDIGTVGYAEFAQEDQVEKDAALLNIEASKTVMEIQSPLKGTVVERHTEVVDQPSLLNSAKSEENWIVRLKDVDPAEFDALEEA is encoded by the coding sequence ATGACTAAACGTGGAAATTACTTATTTGTAGAACAAAATGGCGATCTTTATACGGTATCCATGACTCCTGAACTACAAGATGATATCGGTACGGTAGGCTATGCTGAATTTGCCCAAGAAGACCAAGTTGAAAAAGATGCTGCCTTGTTAAATATTGAAGCATCAAAAACCGTGATGGAAATTCAATCCCCTCTCAAGGGAACCGTGGTTGAACGCCATACTGAAGTGGTTGACCAACCTTCCTTATTGAATTCTGCTAAAAGCGAAGAAAACTGGATTGTTCGCTTAAAAGATGTCGACCCAGCTGAATTTGACGCTTTAGAAGAAGCTTAG